The following coding sequences lie in one Silurus meridionalis isolate SWU-2019-XX chromosome 19, ASM1480568v1, whole genome shotgun sequence genomic window:
- the id1 gene encoding DNA-binding protein inhibitor ID-1 gives MKVVGSTCALKSKVGGDEVVRCLSDQSLGISKCKLPLLDEHMSVFLQDMNSCYSKLKELVPTLPANKKASKVEILQHVIDYIWDLQVELNEPGKKSSTPRSPLTTLNAEIASISVENGCSDDRIACR, from the exons ATGAAAGTCGTGGGATCTACATGCGCTCTCAAGAGCAAGGTCGGAGGAGACGAGGTGGTCCGCTGCCTGTCTGATCAGAGCCTGGGCATCTCCAAGTGCAAACTGCCGCTCCTGGACGAGCACATGAGCGTCTTCCTGCAGGACATGAACAGCTGCTACAGCAAGCTTAAGGAGCTGGTGCCCACACTGCCCGCTAACAAGAAGGCTAGCAAGGTGGAGATCCTGCAGCATGTCATTGACTACATCTGGGATCTTCAGGTGGAGTTGAACGAGCCTGGGAAGAAAAGCTCCACTCCACGCAGTCCTCTCACTACTCTCAACGCGGAGATCGCCAGCATCTCTGTCGAG AATGGCTGCTCTGATGACAGAATTGCGTGCCGTTAA